The following are from one region of the Staphylococcus argenteus genome:
- a CDS encoding DUF2294 domain-containing protein translates to MNTIDTHTKEQQFSNLVRSYRKEYVGKGPNSIRVSFKDNWAIAYMTGVLSKVESFYLNDKRNESMLHYTRTEKIKQMYKEIDVNEMENLVGAKFVKLFTDIDLNDDEVISIFVFDKSIE, encoded by the coding sequence GTGAATACAATAGATACGCATACTAAAGAACAACAATTCTCGAATCTAGTGAGATCTTATCGTAAAGAATACGTGGGTAAAGGCCCTAATAGTATTCGAGTGTCGTTTAAAGATAATTGGGCGATTGCATATATGACTGGTGTCTTAAGTAAAGTTGAAAGCTTTTACTTAAACGACAAACGCAATGAATCGATGCTACATTATACACGCACAGAGAAGATTAAACAGATGTATAAAGAAATAGATGTAAATGAGATGGAAAATCTTGTAGGCGCTAAGTTTGTAAAATTATTTACAGATATTGATTTGAATGATGATGAAGTCATTTCAATATTTGTTTTCGATAAGTCAATAGAATAA
- a CDS encoding NAD-dependent formate dehydrogenase encodes MKIVALFPEAVEGQDNQLLNTKKALGLKSFLEERGHEFIILADNGEDLDKHLPDMDVVISAPFYPAYMTRERIEKAPKLKLAITAGVGSDHVDLAAASEHNIGVVEVTGSNTVSVAEHAVMDLLILLRNYEEGHRQSVEGEWNLSQVGNHAHELQHKTIGIFGFGRIGQLVAERLAPFNVTLQHYDPINQQDHKLSKFVSFDELVSTSDAITIHAPLTPETDNLFDKDVLSRMKKHSYLVNTARGKIVNRDALVEALASEHLQGYAGDVWYPQPAPADHPWRTMPRNAMTVHYSGMTLEAQKRIEDGVKDILDRFFNHEPFQDKDIIVASGRIASKSYTAK; translated from the coding sequence ATGAAAATCGTAGCGTTATTTCCAGAAGCAGTAGAAGGTCAAGACAATCAATTGCTTAATACTAAAAAAGCATTAGGATTAAAATCATTTTTAGAGGAAAGAGGACATGAATTCATTATATTAGCAGATAACGGTGAAGACTTAGATAAACATTTACCAGATATGGATGTGGTTATTAGTGCACCATTTTACCCTGCATATATGACTCGTGAACGTATTGAAAAAGCACCAAAATTGAAATTAGCAATTACAGCAGGTGTCGGATCTGACCATGTAGACTTAGCGGCTGCAAGTGAACACAATATTGGTGTCGTTGAAGTTACTGGAAGTAATACAGTTAGTGTGGCTGAACATGCTGTCATGGACTTATTAATACTTCTTAGAAACTATGAAGAAGGTCATCGTCAATCAGTAGAAGGTGAATGGAATTTATCTCAAGTGGGTAATCATGCGCATGAATTACAACACAAAACAATTGGTATTTTTGGATTTGGACGAATTGGACAACTTGTTGCTGAAAGATTAGCACCATTTAATGTGACATTACAACACTATGATCCAATCAATCAACAAGACCATAAATTATCAAAATTTGTAAGCTTTGATGAACTTGTTTCAACAAGTGATGCGATTACAATTCATGCACCATTAACACCAGAAACTGATAACTTATTTGATAAAGATGTTTTAAGTCGCATGAAAAAACACAGTTATTTAGTGAATACTGCACGTGGTAAAATTGTTAATCGCGATGCGTTAGTTGAAGCATTAGCATCTGAACATTTACAAGGATATGCTGGTGATGTATGGTATCCACAACCTGCACCTGCTGATCATCCATGGAGAACAATGCCTAGAAATGCTATGACAGTCCACTATTCAGGTATGACATTAGAAGCACAAAAACGTATTGAAGATGGAGTTAAAGATATTTTAGATCGTTTCTTCAATCATGAACCTTTCCAAGATAAAGATATTATTGTTGCAAGTGGTCGTATTGCTAGTAAAAGTTATACAGCAAAATAG